The sequence below is a genomic window from Anaerobranca californiensis DSM 14826.
TTCTCCTGCAATTAGTCCTTTTCTAGGTAATGTTAAGTCCACCCAAGAAGAATTTGAAAGATTAGCGGCCAGCTTTTCTATCATATTAGGGGAAATCCCTACAGCAAATAAGCTACCGATTAAAGCACCCATACTAGTTCCAGCTATATAATCTATAGGAATATTATTCTCCTTTAGAATCCGCAAAACTCCTATATGGGCCAAGCCTCTCGCAGCACCTGCCCCTAAAGCTATACCTACTCTAGGTCTATCCTCCTTCAAGTTTACCACCACCTAACATAAATTATGATAAAACCCTTTAATTTTATTACTATTATAATCCGAGTATAATGGAAAAGTATGCATACTTATAATTTTTTAAAAATATGATTAGAAGAGATTAAATTATAGGAGAGGATGATATGGGGAAAAAAGATCTATTAATTTATTTTGGAGCATTTTGTACAGTATTTTTAGCTATTTCTATGGTTTTATACCCAGAAGATGCTTTTAGTGCTGCAAAAGATGGTTTAAATCTATGGTTCAATGTAGTTTTTCCTGCTTTACTACCTTTTTTTATCGCTGCAGAATTGCTAATGGGAGTGGGAGTAGTACACTTTATGGGGGTTTTATTAGAACCCATTATGCGTCCTATTTTTAATGTACCAGGGGCCGGTTCCTTCGTCATGGCCGTTGGCCTTGCTTCAGGATTCCCAATCGGTTCTATTTTAACAGGTGAACTACGCCATAAAGGTCTTTGCAACAAGACTGAAGGGGAAAGGCTTATGTCTTTTACAAATACTGCTGACCCATTATTTATGTTTGGGGCAGTAGCTGTAGGTATGTTCCATAAAGTAGAGTATGGAATGCTCATTGCCGCTGCCCACTACCTATCTAGCTTTACCGTTGGAATTCTAATGTCTTTTTATAAAAGGCATGATAGATCTAACCTAAATAATAAATTATCAAAAAAACAAAACATTTTATTAAGGGCTTTAATAAGTCTAAAAAAAGCCCGTGAAGAAGATGGCAGGCCTATTGGCAAGTTATTGGGAGATGCAATTAAAAAATCCGTTACTACGATGTTAACTATTGGTGGTTTCATTATTTTATTTTCTGTATTGATTAGGGTTCTGTTAAAAATCGGTTTAGTAGGCTTTTTAGCTGCTATCTTATTAAAATTTTTTGAACCTTTAGGTGCTACTTTCAATTTAATTGTAGCCTACATAAGTGGAATTTTTGAAGTTACTATAGGTTGTCAAAAAGCTGCCACCAGTGATGTAGCACCATTACCTCAACTTGTGGCAGTAGGATTTATTATCGCTTTTAGTGGCATTTCAGTTATAGCTCAAGTGGCAAGTATGGTAAGCCATACAGACCTGAATATTAAACCCTTTGTAGTTGCTCGGATTTTTCATGGATTCTTTGCTGCAATATATACCTATTTACTAGTTAATTTTGGTATAGTAAAGGTACTTCCTACAAGTCTCCCTGTTTTCTTAACCCAAACCCCTAGCTTTTCATTATCTTTTATCTTATCGAGGATCACTTTACTTTTCATCCCATTAATTTTACTCTTTTTGTTTTTTACAATTATACTAATATTTAAATCTATTAAAATTGCTTATTTTACTGTAAAGAATTAAGTTTTTTTAATACAATAGGTATTATTTCATCAGGGACCAGCTCTTCAATGGAACCATTTAGCCTTCCTATTTCTTTAACTAAGCTAGAACTTAAATATGAATACTTGGTATTTGTCATCATAAAAAGTGTTTCTATATTTTCTTTCAATTTTTTGTTTATTGAAGCCATTTGAAATTCATATTCAAAATCTGATACCGCCCTTAGCCCTTTAATAATGACATAAGCTTCTTTTTCTGAACAATAGTCCACTAATAAACCATTAAAGGTATCGACCTTAACATTTGGGTAGTTTTGAAGTACCTTATTTATTATTTCTATTCTCTCTTCTATAGTGAATAAAGGTTTTTTATTGGAATTAGTAGCAACAGCCACTATAACTTCATCAAAAATTTTACTAGCTCTTTTAATAATGTCTAAATGACCCTTTGTAATTGGGTCAAAACTCCCTGGATAAACTGCCCTTTTCATTTCATCAACTCCTTAAAAGAATAGTAATTTTAGTGTCACCATAGTTTTTCTCATTTGCTACAATAAAGTAGTGTATTGGAATATCAAGGTTTTCCTTTTTATCTGTTTCTATCACTATAGCTCCATCTCTTAATAGTAAATCTTTAGCTGCCACTAAATCAATTACTTTTTGAGATAAACCTTGATTATATGGAGGATCTACAAAAAATACATGGTATTTTTCTGTAGTATTTGATAAATATGATATTACATTACCTTTAACCACTTTACTTTTATTTTCATAATCAGTTTTTTTTAAGTTATCTTTAATACAATTTAAAGATTGGCCATTTAATTCATAAAAAATACAATGTTTTCCCCCTCTGCTTAAAAACTCAATTCCTAAAGCTCCTGTCCCTGCAAAACAATCTAAAGCTTTTTTATCAATAAAATCAACGTAATTTGTTAAACTATTAAAAATAGCTCCTTTAATTTTATCTGATGTAGGTCTAGTATTTAATCCTTTCGGACTTTTTAGAGGAAATCCTTTTTTTTCTCCTGCTATTACTCTCATAAACATCACCTTTGCTAATTTTACCATATATCCCCTAAAACTAGCAAATAACTAAAAGATTTTTTTATTTTTTTGAATAAATAACTTAAAAATAGGTAATATATATAATGAACCGGAGATGCAGCAAAGATTAAATTTAAAACACAGCAAATCTTTGCAGCAAAAAACAAACCATTTCCCCATAACTCTTCCTCCGGTTTCTCCTCTCCCAGACCGGCGGCCCCCACCGCCGGTATAATTTATGATTTAGTTGTGGGTCAAAAAAAAGGATGCTCAAAGAGCACCCTTTTTAGACTAACTTACTTATTGGCCATTTGGTTTTCTACCATTTCAATCATTCTCTTAACCATTTGGCCACCTATTTTACCTACTTCATAAGGACTCATGTTGGCATAACCAACAGATTGAATTTTTTGAGATAATCCAAGTTCCGATGCAATCTCGTTTTTAAGATTTTCTAGAGCTTGCTCAGCTTGAGGAACTAATATTTGCTGTTCTGAAAATCCTTGTTGTCTTTCAGTAGTGTTAGGATTCATAGTTGCCATTTATTTTTACACCTCCTTTATTAAAATTTTATTTAAATTAATATTTTTTACCTTGAAGTTGTTGTTCTGCATCTTGGATCATTCTTTTAACCATTTGACCGCCAATTTGGCCTACTTGTCTAGTGGTTAGGTTATTCCATCCACCAGTTTGAATTTGGTTAGTTAAACCTAATTCAGAAGCAATTTCATATTTGTAACGATCAAGGGCTTGTTCTGCTTGGGGAACCAAACTACGTCTTCTTCTTTTACGTGCCATTTGTGTTCACCTCCTTTTATCTTGGTATTTTTATTATTACACTTAATAAATAGATGTATGCTAGAAGTGTTTTCCACAAGTGGCAATGATAACAATAACTGATAAAAAATAAAAAAAGCAAGATTTTTTCAATCTTGCTTTTTTATTTTAACCTCCCAGTTTTTCTTCTATAGCCCTTGCCGTTGGTGTATTTGCTAAACCTGCCATAGATGTTTCCTTTAATTCTACTGGCAAAAGACTGCCGACTTCCGCCATAGCGGAAATTACCTCATCAGCAGGAATAACGCTTTTTACACCAGCTAATGCTAAATCAGCAGCGAACACTGCTGTAACGGCACAGCTTCCATTGCGGACTATGCAGGGAATTTCAACTAAACCGGCAACGGGATCACATACCAATCCCATAATGCTTTGTAAAGCTATAGCTACAGCATCTAAAATAGTTTCTAATTCTCCTTCTAATAATTCCACAACAGCAGCTGCAGCCATAGCTGCAGCACTACCACACTCTGCTTGACATCCCCCTTCTGCTCCTGCTACAGTCCCCTTATTAGCAATAACCTGCCCAATAAATGCAGCGGTAAATAAGGATTTCACCACTTTTTCATCTTCTAGTTTTTTAGCTTCAGAAATTGAAAGTAAAACCCCTGGTAAAATACCACAAGAACCTGCTGTAGGGGTTGCCACTATTTTACCCATAGATGCATTAACTTCTGCCATAGCCATGGAATATGCAACAGCTTTTTGTGCAATTTCCCCTAATAACCCTTTATTTTTTAAATGATATTTTTTAGCGTCTCCTCCCGTTAACCCAGATACTGATTTAATATTTTCTTCTATTCCTTTATTAATACCATCTTTCATTATTTGCCAATAACTCTTCATTTTCTCGAAAATTTCTTCAGTAGACTTTTCAGTCTTTTCACTTTCAATTTTAATAACTAAATCTGATATAGAACAATTCATTTCTTTTGCTTTAATTAACATATCTTTTAGATTATCTGGGAAGTGCATAATAACAATCCTTTCTAAATTGGGT
It includes:
- the sdaAA gene encoding L-serine ammonia-lyase, iron-sulfur-dependent, subunit alpha — encoded protein: MHFPDNLKDMLIKAKEMNCSISDLVIKIESEKTEKSTEEIFEKMKSYWQIMKDGINKGIEENIKSVSGLTGGDAKKYHLKNKGLLGEIAQKAVAYSMAMAEVNASMGKIVATPTAGSCGILPGVLLSISEAKKLEDEKVVKSLFTAAFIGQVIANKGTVAGAEGGCQAECGSAAAMAAAAVVELLEGELETILDAVAIALQSIMGLVCDPVAGLVEIPCIVRNGSCAVTAVFAADLALAGVKSVIPADEVISAMAEVGSLLPVELKETSMAGLANTPTARAIEEKLGG
- the coaD gene encoding pantetheine-phosphate adenylyltransferase; translated protein: MKRAVYPGSFDPITKGHLDIIKRASKIFDEVIVAVATNSNKKPLFTIEERIEIINKVLQNYPNVKVDTFNGLLVDYCSEKEAYVIIKGLRAVSDFEYEFQMASINKKLKENIETLFMMTNTKYSYLSSSLVKEIGRLNGSIEELVPDEIIPIVLKKLNSLQ
- a CDS encoding alpha/beta-type small acid-soluble spore protein, yielding MATMNPNTTERQQGFSEQQILVPQAEQALENLKNEIASELGLSQKIQSVGYANMSPYEVGKIGGQMVKRMIEMVENQMANK
- a CDS encoding alpha/beta-type small acid-soluble spore protein — protein: MARKRRRRSLVPQAEQALDRYKYEIASELGLTNQIQTGGWNNLTTRQVGQIGGQMVKRMIQDAEQQLQGKKY
- the ylbJ gene encoding sporulation integral membrane protein YlbJ is translated as MGKKDLLIYFGAFCTVFLAISMVLYPEDAFSAAKDGLNLWFNVVFPALLPFFIAAELLMGVGVVHFMGVLLEPIMRPIFNVPGAGSFVMAVGLASGFPIGSILTGELRHKGLCNKTEGERLMSFTNTADPLFMFGAVAVGMFHKVEYGMLIAAAHYLSSFTVGILMSFYKRHDRSNLNNKLSKKQNILLRALISLKKAREEDGRPIGKLLGDAIKKSVTTMLTIGGFIILFSVLIRVLLKIGLVGFLAAILLKFFEPLGATFNLIVAYISGIFEVTIGCQKAATSDVAPLPQLVAVGFIIAFSGISVIAQVASMVSHTDLNIKPFVVARIFHGFFAAIYTYLLVNFGIVKVLPTSLPVFLTQTPSFSLSFILSRITLLFIPLILLFLFFTIILIFKSIKIAYFTVKN
- the rsmD gene encoding 16S rRNA (guanine(966)-N(2))-methyltransferase RsmD, whose translation is MRVIAGEKKGFPLKSPKGLNTRPTSDKIKGAIFNSLTNYVDFIDKKALDCFAGTGALGIEFLSRGGKHCIFYELNGQSLNCIKDNLKKTDYENKSKVVKGNVISYLSNTTEKYHVFFVDPPYNQGLSQKVIDLVAAKDLLLRDGAIVIETDKKENLDIPIHYFIVANEKNYGDTKITILLRS